One segment of Gemmatimonadaceae bacterium DNA contains the following:
- a CDS encoding c-type cytochrome: MHTSQFAYALALVSLITACGGEAGRGVARGGSSETAALDTMRMAAPDTTTLGHDPLSRSIRRGLALVRAARDSLPGHVGSQLRCVSCHLEDGRRAYAMSWVGVYGRFPQYRSRSGRVAGLEERINDCFSRSLNGRPLPLDGDDLRDITSYLSWLSRGTPSGARLRGSGIDSLAPLVPDTARGALVYAQHCVRCHAADGGGMLGRGLANAGPPLWGPGSFNIGSGMARVRVMAAFVHRQMPFDQRGTLTPPDAFAVAAYVVSKPRPDFPGKELDWPNGDPPVDVAYRTTARRPAARP, encoded by the coding sequence ATGCACACCTCCCAATTCGCGTACGCGCTCGCCCTCGTGTCCCTCATCACGGCGTGCGGTGGTGAGGCCGGCCGCGGCGTGGCCCGCGGTGGGTCGTCGGAAACGGCGGCGCTCGACACCATGCGCATGGCGGCGCCTGACACGACCACACTCGGCCACGATCCACTATCGCGCTCAATCCGCCGCGGACTCGCGCTGGTGCGGGCGGCGCGCGATTCGCTGCCGGGGCACGTGGGCAGCCAGCTGCGCTGCGTGTCGTGTCATCTGGAGGATGGACGCCGTGCGTACGCGATGTCGTGGGTCGGCGTCTACGGTCGCTTCCCGCAGTACCGGTCGCGCTCGGGGCGGGTGGCGGGGCTCGAGGAGCGCATCAACGACTGCTTCAGCCGGAGCCTGAACGGCCGGCCGCTCCCGCTGGACGGCGATGACCTGCGCGACATCACCTCGTACCTCTCGTGGCTGTCGCGCGGCACGCCGTCGGGCGCTCGTCTCCGTGGCAGCGGCATCGACTCTTTGGCGCCACTCGTCCCCGACACGGCACGCGGCGCGCTGGTGTATGCGCAGCACTGCGTGCGCTGCCACGCTGCGGACGGCGGCGGGATGCTGGGACGTGGACTGGCGAATGCCGGGCCGCCCCTCTGGGGGCCGGGCTCCTTCAACATTGGCTCGGGGATGGCGCGGGTGCGCGTGATGGCGGCATTTGTGCACCGCCAGATGCCGTTCGACCAGCGGGGGACGCTTACGCCGCCGGACGCCTTCGCCGTGGCGGCGTACGTCGTCTCGAAACCGCGACCCGATTTCCCGGGAAAAGAACTCGACTGGCCCAACGGCGATCCGCCCGTGGACGTCGCCTATCGGACGACCGCGCGCCGACCCGCCGCCAGACCTTGA
- a CDS encoding c-type cytochrome — protein sequence MHQDVHPVNTAKGRALSRLGLAVTIAIAAACGGSGEQAATTVAAAPDTILRAPAESLLTQDSASVSIRRGLALLVATRDSLPSHVGNDLHCTSCHLNKGRKPFGNPWVGVANRYPAEWARTGTTVTLEDRINDCFRRGLNGKPLTAGSAEMRDIVAYMTWLSKELPKGAHKGLGVDSIPLIAPDTVRGKTQFAMYCSRCHGADGQGGKNLGVEHPGPPLWGPRSWTIGSGMGHQRIIAAFVHHHMPFDAPGFVADSIANDVAGFILSRPRPDFPGKELDWPKGGAPDDLPYRVKSQAAAAAAKQ from the coding sequence ATGCATCAGGATGTGCATCCGGTGAACACCGCGAAGGGTCGGGCACTGTCGCGGTTGGGGCTCGCGGTGACGATCGCCATCGCCGCCGCGTGCGGCGGTTCGGGTGAACAGGCGGCCACGACGGTCGCGGCGGCGCCCGACACCATTCTGCGCGCGCCCGCCGAGTCGCTGCTCACGCAGGATTCGGCGTCCGTGTCCATTCGCCGCGGTCTCGCGCTGCTTGTGGCCACGCGTGATTCGCTGCCGTCGCACGTCGGGAACGACCTGCACTGCACCTCCTGCCACCTGAACAAGGGACGGAAGCCGTTTGGCAATCCCTGGGTGGGCGTGGCGAACCGCTATCCGGCCGAGTGGGCGCGCACCGGCACGACGGTGACGCTCGAGGATCGCATCAACGACTGCTTCCGCCGCGGCCTGAATGGCAAGCCGCTCACGGCGGGGAGCGCGGAGATGCGCGACATCGTGGCGTACATGACGTGGCTGTCGAAGGAGCTGCCGAAGGGAGCGCACAAGGGATTGGGGGTCGACTCGATCCCGCTCATCGCTCCCGACACGGTGCGCGGCAAGACGCAGTTCGCGATGTACTGCTCGCGCTGCCACGGGGCCGACGGCCAGGGTGGCAAGAACCTGGGCGTCGAGCACCCCGGACCGCCACTCTGGGGGCCGCGCTCGTGGACGATCGGATCGGGGATGGGACACCAGCGCATCATCGCCGCGTTCGTCCATCACCACATGCCGTTCGATGCGCCGGGGTTCGTGGCCGATTCGATCGCGAACGACGTGGCCGGGTTCATCCTGTCGCGTCCGCGGCCGGACTTCCCGGGGAAGGAACTCGATTGGCCGAAGGGTGGGGCGCCGGACGACCTGCCGTACAGGGTGAAATCGCAAGCGGCCGCGGCCGCGGCCAAGCAGTAG
- a CDS encoding HNH endonuclease signature motif containing protein, with amino-acid sequence MTAKRPGGARRGRSRRGKGGGAYAPAPKVTLTSHPTGRAAYSDTREWLLEQHGPVCAYCESVIPVRSVTLDHVTPRRGQTAYDRRDNLVLCCKACNAAKKDQAILAFLLGNRKRVVALYKYGQHLSHQLVEMVKDLLPPAERPPLPTIPHAKRVRRKTAAEVFGDAGTGASPYLDDAPMAHAVHRATPQPTHRVTAAPPVHTDAPAAKAPAAAAPKKKRSRRGGRGRTKKA; translated from the coding sequence ATGACCGCCAAGCGACCGGGAGGCGCACGCCGCGGGCGTTCGCGCCGCGGCAAGGGTGGCGGCGCCTACGCGCCAGCGCCGAAAGTGACGCTCACCTCGCACCCGACGGGACGCGCGGCGTACAGTGACACGCGGGAGTGGCTGCTCGAACAGCACGGCCCCGTCTGCGCGTACTGCGAAAGCGTGATTCCCGTGCGCTCGGTGACGCTGGACCACGTGACACCGCGGCGCGGACAGACCGCCTACGACCGGCGCGACAACCTGGTGCTCTGCTGCAAGGCGTGCAACGCGGCCAAGAAGGACCAGGCGATTCTCGCCTTCCTGCTCGGCAACCGAAAGCGCGTGGTCGCGCTCTACAAGTACGGACAGCATCTCAGCCATCAGCTGGTCGAGATGGTGAAGGACCTGCTCCCGCCCGCCGAGCGTCCGCCGCTGCCCACGATTCCGCACGCCAAGCGCGTGCGCCGCAAGACCGCCGCTGAGGTCTTTGGCGATGCAGGAACGGGCGCGTCGCCGTATCTGGACGACGCCCCAATGGCGCACGCGGTGCATCGCGCAACGCCGCAACCGACGCATCGCGTCACGGCGGCCCCGCCGGTGCACACCGATGCGCCAGCGGCGAAAGCTCCGGCCGCGGCGGCGCCCAAGAAGAAGCGCAGCCGCCGCGGCGGCCGGGGGCGCACCAAGAAGGCGTAG
- a CDS encoding AI-2E family transporter, translating into MTSPTGAEAVAAAPNRADRHAPATMSVVIGTLLVIATLRLGRAFVMPVVIAVLLTLMLTTPVRWLQLRRVPGRLAAAIVVFGAVAIFLGVAASLVAPAMDLLSSAPQTMAKLEAKVRTLAKPLLALQRSADRMQQATGPATADAPRQVQVVTPGIFAKVSAEAATAAPVALAVVFLTYFLLASGPLVRRKLAGLLPGKDELARREHLLGEIELATSHFLITVVAVNTGVGILTALVLWAVGVPSPLLWGTVAAVLNFVPYLGPIVTATIIALAALASVDAPARAFLAPAAFYVIHMIETNFVTPSLLGRHLPVNTVAIFLGLLFFGWMWSIPGAVLAVPLTVCVKLVCDHVPSLAHVGELLGH; encoded by the coding sequence GTGACCTCCCCCACTGGCGCAGAGGCGGTCGCCGCGGCCCCGAATCGCGCAGACCGCCACGCGCCGGCCACGATGTCGGTCGTCATCGGCACGCTGCTGGTGATCGCCACGCTGCGGCTCGGGCGCGCCTTCGTGATGCCGGTCGTGATCGCGGTCCTGCTCACCCTGATGCTCACGACGCCCGTACGCTGGCTGCAGCTCCGGCGCGTGCCGGGGCGCCTGGCCGCCGCCATCGTGGTCTTCGGCGCGGTGGCCATCTTCCTCGGCGTCGCGGCCTCGCTCGTCGCCCCCGCCATGGACTTGCTCTCCTCGGCGCCGCAGACCATGGCGAAACTCGAGGCCAAGGTGCGGACGCTCGCCAAGCCGCTGCTCGCGCTGCAACGCTCGGCTGATCGGATGCAGCAGGCTACCGGCCCCGCCACCGCCGATGCGCCACGACAGGTGCAGGTCGTCACGCCCGGGATCTTCGCCAAGGTGTCCGCCGAGGCCGCCACCGCCGCGCCCGTGGCCCTCGCCGTGGTCTTCCTGACCTATTTCCTGCTCGCCAGCGGCCCGCTCGTTCGCCGGAAACTCGCCGGCCTGCTTCCGGGCAAGGATGAACTGGCGCGCCGGGAGCATCTGCTCGGTGAAATTGAGCTGGCCACCTCGCACTTCCTCATCACCGTCGTGGCCGTCAACACGGGCGTGGGCATCCTCACGGCGCTCGTGCTCTGGGCGGTCGGCGTTCCCAGTCCGCTGCTGTGGGGCACGGTCGCCGCCGTGCTGAACTTCGTGCCGTACCTCGGTCCCATCGTCACTGCCACGATCATCGCCCTCGCGGCGCTCGCCAGCGTCGACGCGCCGGCGCGGGCGTTCCTTGCCCCCGCCGCGTTCTACGTCATCCATATGATCGAGACGAACTTCGTCACGCCCTCGCTGCTCGGGCGTCACTTGCCGGTGAACACGGTCGCCATCTTTCTTGGCCTGCTGTTCTTCGGCTGGATGTGGAGCATTCCCGGCGCGGTGCTCGCCGTCCCGCTCACCGTGTGCGTCAAGCTGGTGTGCGATCACGTCCCGTCGCTGGCGCACGTGGGCGAACTGCTGGGACATTAA
- a CDS encoding response regulator, producing MSLHQHKIPVTILIADDDEDDRTLTRQALEDAHIANDLRFVEDGEQLLNYLYQRGPFGGELGLAPRPGLILLDLNMPKMDGREALKIIKSEPSLRDIPVVVLTTSSLSQDIARSYQLGVNSYITKPVTFTGLVAAMQVLGRYWLEIVELPPGLA from the coding sequence ATGAGCCTCCATCAGCACAAGATCCCTGTCACGATCCTCATCGCCGACGACGACGAAGACGACCGGACACTGACACGCCAAGCCCTGGAGGATGCGCACATCGCCAACGACCTCCGGTTCGTGGAGGATGGTGAACAGCTGCTTAACTACCTGTATCAACGCGGCCCCTTCGGCGGGGAGTTGGGGCTCGCCCCGCGCCCCGGGTTGATCCTGCTCGACCTCAACATGCCCAAGATGGACGGGCGCGAGGCGCTCAAGATCATCAAGAGCGAACCGTCGCTGCGGGACATCCCAGTCGTCGTGCTCACCACCTCGTCTCTATCGCAGGACATCGCCCGCAGCTACCAGCTTGGCGTCAACTCGTACATCACCAAGCCCGTCACCTTCACGGGTCTTGTCGCCGCCATGCAGGTCCTCGGCCGCTACTGGCTGGAGATCGTGGAGCTTCCGCCCGGGCTGGCGTAG
- a CDS encoding ATP-binding protein, producing MSPFKSSTGLPWGTPLADVPAAEQLLLDIMDTVREPLIVVDAAFHVTRANRAFFSSFQVEPADTVGRSLFALGDGQWDIPALRELLRDKLAVAAAVNDFDVDHVFPGIGRRIMRLNARVVRQGVEMPRIILVAIEDVTVRRLTELRLQEQRLELERSNAALNEFASVASHDLQEPLRKILSFGERLQLSAGPALDEASTGYLTRVMGAALRMRALINDLLLYSQVSTHIQSFAPTDLSGVARDVLADLETAVAEAGTRVEVGSLPVIDADALQMRQLFQNLLGNAIKYRRPDVPSRVSLRAERPDAQCCIITVADNGIGFHQDHADRIFRMFERLHGRSEYDGSGIGLAICRRIVERHRGTIAAASSAGQGATFTVTLPVTQHVSGLMS from the coding sequence GTGTCACCATTCAAGAGCTCAACCGGACTGCCCTGGGGCACTCCGCTGGCTGACGTTCCCGCTGCCGAGCAACTTCTGCTCGACATCATGGACACGGTGCGCGAACCCCTCATCGTGGTCGACGCGGCGTTCCATGTCACACGGGCCAATCGCGCCTTCTTCAGCTCGTTTCAAGTGGAGCCCGCCGACACCGTCGGGCGCAGTCTCTTTGCGCTCGGCGACGGCCAGTGGGACATCCCGGCCCTCCGCGAGTTGCTGCGCGACAAGCTCGCCGTTGCCGCCGCCGTCAATGATTTCGACGTGGACCACGTCTTCCCCGGCATCGGCCGGCGGATCATGCGCCTCAACGCACGCGTGGTGCGCCAGGGGGTGGAGATGCCCCGCATCATCCTCGTCGCCATTGAGGACGTGACGGTGCGCCGCCTCACCGAGCTGCGGCTCCAGGAGCAGCGCCTCGAGCTCGAGCGCTCCAACGCCGCGCTCAACGAGTTCGCCTCCGTCGCGTCGCATGACCTGCAGGAACCGCTGCGCAAGATTCTCTCCTTCGGCGAGCGGCTGCAGCTCTCGGCGGGGCCTGCGCTCGACGAGGCTTCGACGGGCTACCTAACTCGCGTGATGGGCGCGGCCCTGCGGATGCGAGCGCTTATCAACGACCTGCTCCTCTACTCGCAGGTCAGCACGCACATCCAGTCCTTTGCCCCCACCGACTTGTCGGGCGTTGCCCGCGACGTCCTGGCCGACCTCGAGACTGCGGTTGCCGAAGCCGGGACACGCGTCGAGGTCGGCTCACTCCCCGTCATTGACGCCGACGCGCTGCAGATGCGACAGCTCTTTCAGAACCTCCTGGGGAACGCCATCAAGTACCGCCGCCCGGACGTGCCGTCGCGCGTCAGTCTCCGCGCCGAGCGTCCCGATGCGCAATGCTGTATCATCACCGTAGCGGACAACGGCATCGGCTTTCACCAGGACCACGCCGACCGGATCTTCCGCATGTTTGAACGGCTGCACGGCCGGAGCGAATACGATGGCTCCGGGATTGGACTCGCGATCTGCCGGAGGATCGTCGAGCGGCACCGCGGCACCATTGCCGCGGCGAGCAGTGCCGGCCAGGGTGCAACATTCACGGTGACCCTGCCGGTCACGCAGCACGTCTCTGGATTGATGTCATGA
- a CDS encoding response regulator transcription factor: MTPSSSITVAIIDDNRLVREALTSLLGRLPDLRVVAAATASPAFLAEMAPHVVLLDVGLGEEDSLGVATAIRDAAPEARVVVMDLIPVNGEIIEFVNAGVCGFVLKDATFDEFVATIRAVAAGEKVLPPRLTESLFSQIAQEVDSRGREHVMEDVRMTRREREVIELIGEGLSNKEIAQRLNIATHTVKSHVRNVMEKLALHTRLQIAAYSHRAQN, translated from the coding sequence ATGACACCGAGTTCTTCGATCACCGTCGCGATCATCGACGACAACCGGCTGGTGCGCGAAGCGCTCACCTCCCTCTTGGGCCGACTCCCGGACCTTCGCGTCGTGGCGGCGGCGACGGCCTCGCCCGCGTTCCTCGCGGAGATGGCGCCGCACGTAGTGCTGCTCGACGTCGGATTGGGCGAAGAGGACTCGCTGGGCGTGGCGACCGCCATCCGCGACGCGGCGCCTGAAGCCCGGGTCGTGGTGATGGACCTGATCCCCGTGAACGGGGAGATCATCGAGTTCGTGAACGCCGGCGTGTGCGGCTTCGTGCTGAAGGACGCGACGTTCGATGAGTTCGTGGCGACGATTCGCGCCGTGGCGGCGGGCGAGAAGGTGCTGCCGCCGCGCCTCACGGAGTCGCTGTTCTCGCAGATCGCGCAGGAAGTGGACAGCCGCGGCCGTGAGCACGTGATGGAAGACGTGCGGATGACGCGGCGCGAGCGCGAGGTGATTGAGCTCATCGGCGAAGGGCTCAGCAACAAGGAGATCGCCCAGCGGCTCAACATCGCGACGCACACCGTCAAGAGTCACGTGCGCAACGTCATGGAGAAACTCGCGCTGCACACGCGCCTTCAGATCGCGGCGTACTCGCATCGGGCGCAGAACTAG
- a CDS encoding porin family protein produces MRHLWLAVAALGFAPMVVQGQDGGFGIKGGLSYGNVSNGGALPGSVTQRSGFAVGVSAVSGGMMGFGIEALYAQRGVTSHIAADRWHLDYLDIPVYVRLAMPNTVVTPFAYVGPQASFELKCGAGSFNCPDTGRPKAIFAGVIGAGLRLRQLHGLSIEGRYIYGLTDLKLSTVSSSSSYQTRSFLLLAGIGF; encoded by the coding sequence ATGCGCCATCTCTGGCTGGCAGTCGCGGCGCTGGGGTTCGCGCCGATGGTCGTGCAGGGGCAGGACGGCGGCTTCGGCATCAAGGGGGGCCTGTCGTATGGCAACGTCTCGAATGGCGGTGCCCTGCCGGGGTCGGTCACGCAGCGCTCCGGATTCGCGGTGGGCGTCAGCGCGGTGAGCGGCGGGATGATGGGCTTCGGCATCGAGGCGCTGTATGCGCAGCGCGGCGTCACGAGCCATATCGCCGCCGACCGCTGGCACCTCGATTACCTCGACATCCCGGTGTACGTGCGCCTGGCCATGCCGAATACGGTGGTGACGCCATTCGCGTACGTCGGCCCGCAGGCGTCCTTTGAACTCAAGTGCGGCGCGGGGAGCTTCAACTGCCCGGACACCGGACGCCCCAAGGCGATCTTCGCCGGGGTGATCGGCGCGGGCCTGCGACTGCGCCAGCTGCACGGCCTATCCATCGAAGGCCGGTACATCTATGGCCTGACGGACCTCAAGCTCAGCACCGTGTCGTCGTCCAGCAGCTACCAGACGCGCTCGTTCCTGCTGCTCGCCGGCATCGGCTTCTAG
- a CDS encoding ice-binding family protein, producing MTHHLKDRIRRAWSPIRGNARALLAATLVVAFAAACDVHGISDPGTLVSIAVSPNATLIVGGTQQMVATGYDAAGRVVAINPTWSIAAGGGTVAAGGLFTAGTVSGVYANTVVATVGSIKGQASMTVTAGALATITIVPSPVTLAVTATQQFIAVGKDASGNIVNITPTWSVVASGGSIDQGGIFKAGNTAGTYANTVQASNNTIRGFATVIVTTGPLASISITPNPDTLVSGATRQFIATGKDAGGNTVLMVPTWSVVAAGGTIDGGGIFTAGLALGTYANTVKATSGTLSGTATVVVKAGPLATIVVTPNPATMVVNGTQQMTAVGTDAAGHELVIVPTWDVVTASNGASITATGLYSAGTLTGTFVNKVRATSGAIAGFATIVVTAGPLASITVTPTPVTLPYNTIQQFTAVGRDANNNIFVITPVWGVVNGGGVISASGQFTSGATAGTFLATVRATSGAIFGSADVIVTAPAPPPPPIGLLGAAVMPNGIMAGLSVTCSGLGIINADISISPGSTLSGFGPCVYTGVTHLGDPTALTAQNQLTAAYNTLMGMSCPAANNFGTVDYAGKVLPAGVYCSPSTIGVTGSLTLNGGGDPNAVFVFQAGSAITGSANIVLTGSAQAKNVYWVAGSSATLNASAWKGNVIALSSVNLLVNTNLVGRALARNGSVTLDATSNVITLP from the coding sequence ATGACGCATCACCTGAAGGACCGTATTCGCCGGGCGTGGTCGCCCATTCGAGGGAACGCGCGGGCCCTGCTGGCCGCGACGCTGGTCGTGGCATTTGCCGCGGCCTGCGACGTGCACGGAATCTCCGATCCCGGCACCCTGGTCAGTATCGCCGTCAGCCCCAACGCGACGTTGATCGTCGGTGGTACGCAACAGATGGTGGCGACGGGCTACGACGCGGCAGGGCGCGTCGTCGCGATCAACCCGACGTGGTCCATCGCCGCGGGCGGGGGCACGGTCGCCGCGGGCGGCCTGTTCACGGCCGGCACCGTGTCCGGCGTGTATGCGAACACTGTCGTCGCTACCGTCGGCTCCATCAAGGGGCAAGCTTCCATGACGGTCACCGCCGGTGCATTGGCGACGATCACGATCGTCCCGAGCCCGGTGACGCTGGCCGTCACCGCGACGCAACAGTTCATCGCGGTCGGCAAGGACGCGTCAGGGAACATCGTCAACATCACCCCGACCTGGTCGGTGGTGGCGAGCGGCGGTTCCATTGATCAGGGCGGCATCTTCAAGGCGGGCAACACCGCGGGCACCTACGCCAACACCGTGCAGGCATCGAACAACACCATTCGCGGGTTCGCGACGGTGATTGTGACCACCGGTCCGCTGGCATCGATCAGCATCACGCCGAACCCTGACACGCTCGTGTCCGGTGCGACGCGACAGTTCATCGCCACCGGCAAGGATGCGGGCGGCAACACCGTGCTCATGGTCCCGACGTGGTCCGTCGTGGCCGCGGGCGGCACCATCGATGGGGGCGGCATCTTCACCGCCGGCCTCGCCCTAGGCACGTACGCCAACACGGTGAAGGCGACGAGCGGCACGCTTTCCGGCACGGCCACCGTCGTGGTCAAGGCCGGACCGCTGGCCACCATCGTCGTGACGCCGAATCCGGCCACGATGGTGGTGAACGGCACGCAGCAGATGACGGCAGTCGGCACGGACGCGGCTGGTCATGAGCTCGTGATCGTCCCCACCTGGGATGTGGTCACCGCCAGCAACGGCGCCAGCATCACGGCCACCGGCCTGTACTCGGCGGGCACGCTCACCGGCACCTTCGTCAACAAGGTGCGCGCCACCAGCGGCGCGATTGCCGGCTTCGCCACGATCGTCGTGACCGCGGGTCCGTTGGCCTCGATCACCGTGACGCCGACGCCCGTGACGCTGCCGTACAACACGATCCAGCAGTTCACGGCGGTCGGGCGCGACGCCAACAACAACATCTTCGTCATCACGCCGGTGTGGGGCGTGGTGAATGGCGGCGGCGTCATCAGCGCCTCCGGCCAGTTCACCTCCGGCGCGACCGCCGGCACCTTCCTGGCCACGGTCCGGGCGACCTCCGGCGCGATCTTCGGCTCGGCCGATGTGATCGTGACGGCGCCGGCCCCGCCGCCGCCGCCGATCGGCCTGCTGGGCGCGGCCGTCATGCCAAATGGCATCATGGCGGGCCTCAGCGTGACGTGCTCCGGCTTGGGCATCATCAATGCTGACATCTCCATCAGTCCGGGGAGCACCCTGAGCGGCTTCGGTCCGTGCGTCTACACGGGTGTCACCCACCTGGGCGACCCGACGGCGCTGACGGCGCAGAACCAGCTGACCGCGGCGTACAACACGCTGATGGGCATGTCGTGCCCCGCGGCGAACAACTTCGGGACGGTCGACTACGCGGGCAAGGTACTGCCGGCCGGCGTCTACTGTAGCCCGAGCACGATCGGCGTGACGGGGAGCCTGACGCTGAATGGCGGCGGTGATCCGAACGCGGTGTTCGTCTTCCAGGCGGGGAGTGCGATTACCGGCTCGGCGAACATCGTCCTGACCGGCAGCGCGCAGGCCAAGAACGTCTATTGGGTTGCCGGCAGTTCGGCCACGCTGAATGCCTCAGCCTGGAAGGGCAATGTCATCGCCCTCTCGAGCGTGAACCTCCTGGTGAACACCAACCTGGTCGGGCGCGCGCTGGCGCGAAACGGGTCGGTCACACTGGATGCCACGAGCAACGTCATCACACTGCCATAA
- a CDS encoding OmpA family protein, whose translation MLLRAFTIAAAVLLSSATAAAQQRGTIEFGAFGSAGRFDKALTLDQGMGAGGRIGAFLTPRTSLEFEKSEMRAGRTLGLKDVNVGILSARLTQIFARTGALSLLIGAGAGASTETNFMHTYGVNALVGAKLALSPNAALRADLIGDWLANEDWKSYQSLHVGLSLYRNPSHVTRIVKVEAPMMMHSDSVSAEEQARRRGVEAAYLTLRDSLNRPRPAVAPSSGAALATMEEKIHFETDKSDLTAEAVGILDSKVKVFLANPDMRIVIVGAADERAPDAYNMLLGQRRSDAAKAYLVTKGIDPVRIEVTTVGERQPTAAGVTPEAQALNRRAEFRLLIASGYLVAPKP comes from the coding sequence ATGTTACTGAGAGCATTTACCATTGCCGCAGCGGTCCTGTTGTCGTCGGCGACAGCCGCCGCGCAGCAGCGCGGCACCATTGAGTTCGGCGCGTTCGGCAGCGCCGGGCGGTTCGACAAGGCCCTGACGCTCGACCAGGGGATGGGCGCGGGCGGGCGCATTGGCGCCTTCCTGACGCCGCGCACGTCGCTCGAGTTCGAGAAGAGCGAGATGCGAGCCGGCCGCACGCTCGGGCTGAAGGACGTGAACGTCGGGATCCTCTCCGCGCGCCTCACGCAGATCTTCGCCCGCACGGGCGCGCTGTCGCTGCTCATTGGCGCCGGCGCCGGCGCCAGCACGGAAACGAACTTCATGCACACCTACGGCGTCAATGCGCTGGTGGGCGCCAAGCTGGCGCTGAGCCCGAACGCGGCGTTGCGCGCCGACCTCATTGGCGACTGGCTGGCCAACGAGGACTGGAAGTCCTATCAGAGCCTGCACGTGGGGCTCAGCCTCTATCGCAACCCGAGCCATGTCACGCGCATCGTGAAGGTCGAGGCGCCGATGATGATGCATAGCGACTCGGTGAGCGCTGAGGAGCAGGCGCGTCGCCGCGGGGTGGAGGCGGCGTATCTCACCCTCCGCGATTCGCTGAACCGCCCGCGTCCGGCAGTGGCGCCCTCGTCGGGCGCCGCGCTGGCGACGATGGAAGAGAAGATCCACTTCGAGACGGACAAGTCGGACCTGACCGCCGAGGCGGTGGGCATCCTGGATTCGAAGGTGAAGGTGTTTCTCGCCAATCCGGATATGCGGATCGTGATCGTGGGCGCCGCCGATGAGCGTGCCCCGGACGCGTACAACATGCTGCTGGGCCAGCGGCGCTCCGATGCGGCGAAGGCCTATCTCGTGACGAAGGGCATCGACCCGGTTCGCATCGAGGTGACGACGGTCGGCGAACGTCAGCCCACGGCGGCTGGCGTGACACCGGAGGCGCAGGCGTTGAACCGCCGCGCCGAGTTCCGGCTGCTCATCGCGTCGGGTTATCTCGTAGCGCCGAAACCGTAA
- a CDS encoding transposase, which produces MRPSRYSDDQIRQAIARVADGTSLAGMCRTMEVTPTTFYRWRRKYGDGGAAGPNETRALRDENRRLKQLVADLYLEQQVLQASITKHTQADRRARG; this is translated from the coding sequence ATGCGACCGAGCAGGTATTCCGACGACCAGATCCGGCAGGCGATCGCGCGAGTTGCGGATGGCACGTCGCTCGCGGGGATGTGCCGGACGATGGAAGTCACACCGACCACGTTCTATCGATGGCGCAGGAAATATGGCGACGGCGGCGCGGCGGGACCCAATGAAACGCGCGCGCTTCGGGACGAGAACCGCCGCCTGAAGCAGCTCGTGGCCGATCTGTATCTCGAGCAACAGGTGCTGCAGGCCTCCATTACCAAACACACACAAGCCGACCGCCGCGCGCGGGGCTGA
- a CDS encoding lmo0937 family membrane protein, whose amino-acid sequence MTILIILVLLWLLGMVTSYTMGGLIHILLVIAVVVVLVRVIQGRRPF is encoded by the coding sequence ATGACGATTCTGATAATCCTGGTTCTCCTCTGGCTGCTGGGGATGGTCACCTCGTACACGATGGGCGGCCTGATCCACATCCTGCTGGTCATCGCGGTCGTGGTGGTACTGGTTCGCGTCATCCAAGGACGCAGGCCCTTCTAA